Genomic window (Streptomyces liliiviolaceus):
CGTCCGACCACGGCGTCTCGATCATCCACCAGGAACTGAGCCTCTGTCCCAACCTGAGCATCCAGGACAACCTGTTCCTCGGCCGCGAGCGCACCCGGCAGGCCGGAACGCTGCTCGATCGCACGACCCAGCGGGCCATGGCACGACAGGTGCTGGGCCGGCTCGACGAGGGACTCGACCCCGACACCTCGGTCGGCGAGCTGCGGCTCGGCCAGCAGCAACTCGTCGAGATCGCCCGTGCGTTGCTGCAGAACGCCCGCGTGCTGATCATGGACGAACCGACCTCCGCGCTCAGCGCACCGGAGGTGGAGATCCTCTTCCAGGTCATCCGGGAGCTCAAGGCCGAGGGCGTCGCGATCGTCTACATCTCGCACCACCTGGAGGAAGCCCTCTCCGTCGCCGACGAGGTGGCGGTCCTGCGGGACGGCGCCATGGTCGCGACCGCACGGGCCGACGACATCGACCTCGCCTGGATCGTCCGCAAGATGGTGGGCCGCAGCCAGGACGATCTCTTCCCCGACCGGAACCCGACCCTGGGTCCCGTCGCGCTGGAGATCACCGAACTGTCCGTCGCGGACCCGTCCGTCCCCGGGCGGCTCGCGGTGAACAGCCTGTCCACGTCCGTCCGGGCGGGCGAGATGGTCGGCATCTACGGCCTGATGGGCAGTGGCCGTACCGAACTGCTGGAGTGTCTGGCCGGCCGGATGCCCGCCGCCTCGGGCGAACTGCGCCTGCACGGCGAACCGCTCACCGGCAGCGTTCGCGACCGCATCCACAACGGGCTGGCCCTCGTCCCCGAGGACCGCCAGCGGGACGGACTCGTGCAGTCCATGACGGTGGGTCAGAACCTGTCTCTGGCCTCCGTGACCAGGTTCGTACGCCGTCTGCTGCTCAACCGGCGGGCCGAGGACGAGGCGGTGACCTCGATGATCTCCGACGTGACGGTGAAGACCCCCGGATCCCGGGCGCCCATCGGCTCGCTCAGCGGCGGCAACCAGCAGAAGGTCGTCATCGGCAAGGCACTGATGACCGGTCCGCGCGTCCTGCTGCTGGACGAGCCGTCCCGCGGCGTGGACGTGGGAGCCAAGGCCGACGTCTTCGAACTGATGGCGCAGCAGGCCGAGCGCGGCCTCGCCGTGCTCTTCACCACCTCCGAGGCCGAGGAGGCGCTGCACATGCCCGACCGGCTCCTGGTCCTGGCGCGCGGCCGTCTCGTCGCCGACCTGAAAGCCGGAGAGATCACCCGGGACCGGCTGATGAGCCTGGCCGACGGAGCCGACACCACCGAGAAGGCACACCATGAGTGACACCCTGACCAAGGACCACGAGGTAGTGCTCCAGCAGCGTCGCGCCGCGGCTGCCCAGGCACGTCGCCTCAAGACGGTCGACTCGATCTTCGAACTGCGTGCCTTCATCGCACTCGGAGTGCTGATCGTCGTCTTCAGCCTGCTGTCGGACTCCTTCCTCACCGTCGACAACGTGATCACGATGACCAAGCACGTCGCCATCAACGCGATCCTCGCGCTGGGCATGCTGCTGGTCATCCTGAAGGGCGGGATCGACCTCTCCGTCGGCTCGACCGTCGGCCTGTCCGGGGTGATCGCCGGCGAGCTGCTCCAGGGCCTGCACCTGAGCGTCCTCGACGTCGTCGCCTATCCGCAGGTCTGGGCCGTCATCGTCCTGTGCATCGGCGTCGGCGCGGTGGTCGGCACCGTCAACGGCATCCTCGTCACTCGCCTCAACGTGGCCCCGTTCATCGCCACCCTCGGCATGCTGTACGTGGCCCGCGCCACCGCCCTGCTCATCTCCGACGGCACCACCTACCCCGACCTGGCCGGCGACCCGGGGACCCACAACACCGGCTTCGACTGGCTCGGCGGGGGCCGTCCCCTGGGTCTGCCCGTGGCGGTCTGGATCATGATCGTGGTGGCGGGACTCGTCGCCGTCCTGCTCCGCTCGACCCCCTTCGGCCGCTGGCTCTACGCCACCGGCGGCAACGAGCGCGCCACGGAACTCAGCGGAGTCCCCGTCAAGCGCGTCAAGCTCCTCGTGTACGTGATCTCCGGCGCCTGCGCCGCGATGTCCGGCCTGATCATCGCCTCGGAACTCACCTCCGCCGCACCCCAGGCCGGTGAGACGTTCGAGCTCAACGCCATCGCGGCCGTCGTCATCGGCGGCGCCGCCCTC
Coding sequences:
- a CDS encoding sugar ABC transporter ATP-binding protein; the encoded protein is MTPTTVEAPAAPVLRAAEVTKVYGGTQALKGVSLDIPAGRTTVLFGENGAGKSTLMKILSAVESPSTGHIELDGRAVRFSSAREASDHGVSIIHQELSLCPNLSIQDNLFLGRERTRQAGTLLDRTTQRAMARQVLGRLDEGLDPDTSVGELRLGQQQLVEIARALLQNARVLIMDEPTSALSAPEVEILFQVIRELKAEGVAIVYISHHLEEALSVADEVAVLRDGAMVATARADDIDLAWIVRKMVGRSQDDLFPDRNPTLGPVALEITELSVADPSVPGRLAVNSLSTSVRAGEMVGIYGLMGSGRTELLECLAGRMPAASGELRLHGEPLTGSVRDRIHNGLALVPEDRQRDGLVQSMTVGQNLSLASVTRFVRRLLLNRRAEDEAVTSMISDVTVKTPGSRAPIGSLSGGNQQKVVIGKALMTGPRVLLLDEPSRGVDVGAKADVFELMAQQAERGLAVLFTTSEAEEALHMPDRLLVLARGRLVADLKAGEITRDRLMSLADGADTTEKAHHE
- a CDS encoding ABC transporter permease, with amino-acid sequence MSDTLTKDHEVVLQQRRAAAAQARRLKTVDSIFELRAFIALGVLIVVFSLLSDSFLTVDNVITMTKHVAINAILALGMLLVILKGGIDLSVGSTVGLSGVIAGELLQGLHLSVLDVVAYPQVWAVIVLCIGVGAVVGTVNGILVTRLNVAPFIATLGMLYVARATALLISDGTTYPDLAGDPGTHNTGFDWLGGGRPLGLPVAVWIMIVVAGLVAVLLRSTPFGRWLYATGGNERATELSGVPVKRVKLLVYVISGACAAMSGLIIASELTSAAPQAGETFELNAIAAVVIGGAALSGGRGNVRGTLVGAFVIGFLADGLVILGVSTFWQMLIKGAVIIIAVILDQSQQRFQRRRAAASAVAVKTDPVPAGAGRAGGATRGDSGRPADD